In the genome of Gammaproteobacteria bacterium, the window CCTGCGATGTGCCCTCGCACGCCTATACCTATTCGTTCGAGCCAAACCCGGACTGGAGCCACATGCTGCCGCCCGGCGCCGAAATCCAGGAGTACTTCGAACGCACCGTGAAGAAGTACGGTGTGGAGCAGCTGATCCGCTTCAACGAGGAAATCATCCGTTGCGAATTCCACGATGGACGCTGGCAGCTCGAGATGAAAAGCGGGCTGCGCGATGCGGCCGACATCGTGATCGCCGCCACCGGGGTCCTGCACCACCCGAACCAGCCGTCCATTCCCGGCCTCGATACCTTCCAGGGTGCCCGCTTCCACAGTGCGCGCTGGGATCATTCCGTGGCACTCGACGGCAAACGCATCGGCATCGTCGGCACCGGCTCGACCGGCGTGCAGATTATCTCCGCACTCGCGTCGCGCGCCGGCAAGCTGTGCCACTTCCAGCGCACCGCGCAATGGATCATGCCGGTGGAAAACCCGGCCTTCACCGAGGAGCAGAAAGCGGCGTTTCGCAGCGATCCGGCCCTGCTGCACCGGATGCAGAACGAGCCGGAATATCTCTCCAATGTGGAGCGCTTCACCAACGCCATCGTCAACACCGACTCCCCCGGCATGGCCGAGATCGAGGCGATCGTGCTTGCCAACCTCGAGAACAGCGTGCGCGATCCGCAGTTGCGCGAGCGGCTGCGCCCGAATTACCGTGCGGCCTGCAAGCGGCTGATCTACTCGCCCGATTATTACCGCGCAATCCAGCACCCGAATGCTGCGCTGGTGGACGCCGCTATCGAGCGCATCGAGCCGGGCGGCGTGCGCACCCGCGACGGTGTGCTGCACGAACTCGATGTGCTGGTGCTGGCCACCGGTTTCAAGGCCGACATGTTCATGCGCCCGATGAACGTGATCGGACGCAATGGCACAGCGCTGAACGATGCATGGGCGAGGCGTCCAAGCGCCTTGCTCGCGATCTCCATCCCCGATTTCCCGAACCTGTTCATGCTGAACGGACCAACCGGCCCGGTCGGAAATTTCTCGCTGATCGACGTGGCCGAGCAGCAGTGGACCTATATCGCGCAGTTGATCGAGCGGCTGTGCAACGGTGAATGTCGCGAGATCTCGCCGACTCCCGCCGCATTCGAGGAGTACGAGGCTGCGCGCATCGAAGCCGCCAAAAACACGATCTTCGGCTCGGGATGCAAGAGCTGGTACCTCGATGCCGAGGGTGTGCCGGCCACCTGGCCATGGAGCCAGGCGAAGTTCAGGGAAGCGATGGCCGCGCCACGCGCGGAGCATTTCGAATTTCGCTGACGGCCTGCGGCTGCGCTGCCAGGCCAGCGCCTGCGCGGCACGGCGGAGGCCGCTCGGACACGCCGTGAACACATCCATGCAGGCTCGACGTTCACGTGCGCCGTCCCTGGCGCACGCCCTTCGGGCAGCATACGCTGTGCAAATCGGCATTCCTGCCGATTTGTCGCCATCCCTGGCGGCAGATGGTCCTCGCGGCCCCGGCCGCACCGCGCAGGCTTGCGTGACCGCAATTTCAGACAGAGAAAAAATAAATCTGTCCCCTTTTCGCCCTTTTCGGTCCCATACGCAGTTACGTGATGACCGTAGCAAAACAGGAGATCGATCTCCTCGATGCGTTTGTCAGAGTCTTCGAGGAAAACCCGTTCATTCCACAAGCCCCGTGATTCTTGCTCTAATAGGCTGAGTAGTTACCAGCGACGTACGTTGGTTTGTAGCGCGATTTCCTCTCGCTTGTAGACACCTTCGTCAAAATATGTCACTGCGTCATCAATGTTAGAAAAAATATGCCCCCCTCGATACTCCCCAAGATTGGAATTGGTCAAAGCATCACGCACGGGACCGATTAAATTGGTGAGATATAATTCAACATTCTGCTCTTTCAGATTATCAATTACGTGTGACAGCATTCGAATTGCCGTACTATCGATACTGTTTACTGCGCTTCCATCAAAAACAACCAGCTTCAACTTGCCCGCTGGACGTAATTTCATCCAAGCATACAAGCGCGATATAAATTGGTCCTTGTTGGCAAAATACAAGGGGGCATCAAATCGAAATACGAGAATATCCTCACGCACTTCCGCGTTGTGAAAGCGATGAATATTTCGATATAAACCCTGCTTTCTGATCAAGCCAAGTTCTGTCATATGAGGATTGGCACTGTTATATACAACCAGGCCCAGCGAGACGAGAATTCCAACAAGCAAACCCTGCTGTATGCCAAAGATCAAGGTGATGCAAAAAGTGACCATGGCACAAAAGAAATCCTTCTTGTTCTGGTAGAAGAGCGCCTTCATTTCTCCGTACTTAAACAAGCTCATTACCGACAGTACAATAATCGCGGCAAGAATCGCTTCCGGAAGTGGATATCTGGAAAACACAGGTGCGAAAAACAGCAAGACACTAACTACAAATGCTGACGATACAACGGCTGAAACTTGAGTCAAAGCTCCGGAGGCACGAAAGGCCGCACTACGAGAAAAGCTGGCTGACACAGGGAACGCCCTGAACAGGCCGCCAAGCATATTAGCGAGACCTATCGCAATCAATTCTTGATTTGGTTGTACGCTGTACTTGTCTGTGGGCGTCTCTTGTGACTTACAAATGGAAATAGTTCCTACATAGCCCATAAAAGCCACGGTCATTGCCAGTGGAAGCAATTGGATCAATTGCCGGCCGTTAACACTGGGAAAATTCAACTGTGGAATGCCCTGCGGTATATAACTTATAACTACCACGCCGTATTGCTCAATCTGAAACAGACCCGACAGGAGCATGCCCATGACAAGTACAATTAAAGCTGTAGGGAGCTTTGGTATCAAACGAGTGCTGACGAGAATAAAGAACATACTGATTGCAGAGACCGCGACAGTGCAACCGTTCCAATGGTTGTCTGGCGACAGCAATTGGTAGACCAAACTAAAAACATTGACATGGTCCACGGTTGAACCCACCAAGCTCTGCAGTTGACTACCAACAATGATAATGGCTGCCGCCGAGGTATAGCCTACAACAACAGGGTAAGACAAGAAGTTGGCTATAAAGCCGATACGCAGAAGCCCGAAAAAAAACTGCAGTAAACCCACCATCAAGGTCAAAACAATTGCTAGCTGTAAATATTCTTCTGAGCCTGGCGTGGCTAAAGTGCTTAGGCCTGCCAAAATCAAAATTGAATCGAGCGCGACCGGCCCAATGGATATTTTGTTGGATGTCCCCAGCAAGGCGTAAAGTAGTGGTGGAAATACCGCAGCGTATAGGCCTACTTCCGGAGGCAAGCCAGCGACCATGGCATACCCCATACTCTGCGGAATCAACAATACGCCAATGGATAAACCGGAAAAGAGATCACCTCTAAAGGTGTGTCTGCTATAACCTTGTAGCCACAGCAGTCCGGGAAAGTATTTCGTCAGCACAATGTGTATGTCCGATATATATGATCCTGATTAGCCCCGGCGGCCACCTCAAACTCCCCCACCTGTGGCCAGGTCAAATTCCCCCATCTGAGGCGGCGGGACGGGTGGATGGTTACACGCTGCCGGCGCGCTTTGCAACTCGTGCCGCAGCTTCCCGTAGCCGCCAGCTCTTGCCCTCGAACTTCAGCAGGTGCGCATGGTGCATCAGGCGGTCGAGCAACGGCGTCACGATGACCACGTCGCCGAGCAGCGTGGCCCAGTCCTCGACCGGTCGGTTGGACGTGATGATCGTGGAGCGTTTTTCGTAACGGCTCATCAGCACGTCGGCGAGTTCATCGCCGGCACTTGCCGGCAACCGGCGCAGGAACAGGTCGTCGATAACGAGCAGATCGGCAGCCTTGAGCTGCGCGCGGTGCTTGCGCAACTCGCCGTGCGCGAAAAGTAGAAAAGGGGACAGATTTATTTTCTTCGTAAATAAATCTGCCCCCGTTTTTGAGGTGCGCTTCAAGGAGGCGATGGTCACACCGCTTGCGGAGCATTTCGAATTTCGCTGACACCCTTGGTGTTCATTGCCAGGCCACCGTCTGCGGGGTGCGGCAGAGGCCGCTCGGACACGCCGTGAATACATCCATGTAGGCTCACTGCCGCCATCCCTGGCGGCAGATGGACCTCGCGGCCCCAGCCGCACCGCGCAGACTTGCGTGACCGCAATTTCAAACAGAGAAAAATAAATCTGTCCCCCTTTTCAGCGCGGCGACTGCGCCACAAGTTGCGCGACCAGATCCTCCGTGGCCGCGAGTACCAGCTCGCTCAACTGGGCCACGCGCGCGGCATCGCTGCGCATATTCAGCGGATCGTGGCTTGCGAACAGTGTCTGCTGATACGGTTCCCACTCACGTCGCAGTTGCGCCAAGGCTGCCTTGGCCTGTACCGATACGAGCGGCGACCTGTCGATCTGGATCAGCGAGGCGGTGAACTGCGCGCGGCTGAGATGCAATTCCATATCGGCCGGCGCGTCATAAAGTCCCCAGCTGCGATAGAAATAGAACTTGGCCATGCGCTGCGAGAGCATCCGCTGGCGCCCTACCAGGCCGACCAGGTGGTCGATCGCCGCTTCGTTGACGTCCACATAGGCCAGTACCACGCTGTGTGCCGCCTGCTGCAGTGCCTCGCCGGCATCGTAGAGTTCAACCGCACCGGTCCGGCTGGGGGGTGCCGTCAGCCGCGCCTTGCATTTCGCCCATTCGCCTTCCAGGGCGGAGTTCGCATGCCGCACCTTCGGGGTCGGCTGGAAGGCTTTCAGCGCCGCGAGATGGGCTTCGAACTGAGCGATCGATCCCTGCAGAAGGGTTCGGGCATCCTCGGGCGCGATGCCTTGTCCCAGCATGAGGTACGCCTTCACCATGCGCTGCGAGAGCATGCGCTGGCGCCCCGCCATATTCACGGCGGATACGACATCGATCGGGGTCGCCGCTGCTGTGGATGTGTCTGCATGCACCGGCAGTGGCAACGCCACAAACAGCAGTCCTGCCAGGAGCCATATACCGAATCGGAGTCTGTCCATGATGATCCCCTCGAAAAGCGAAAAGGAGCGAAAAGGGGACAGATTTATTTTCTCCGTAAATAAATCTGTCCCCTTTTTCCACTTTTTCTCAGAATGCGGCGATACCGGTCTGCGCGCGCCCGAGGATCAGCGCGTGCACATCGTGGGTGCCCTCGTAGGTGTTCACGGTCTCGAGGTTGGCCATGTGGCGGAACACCGGGTACTCGTCGGAGATGCCGTTGCCGCCATGCATGTCACGCGCCATGCGCGCGACATCGAGTGCCTTGCCGCAGGAATTGCGCTTCAGCAAGGAGATCAGTTCCGGTGCCAGATGGCCCGCGTCCTTGAGCCGTCCGGCCTGCAGGCAACCGAGCAGGCCCAGGCTGATCTCGGTCTGCATATCCGCGAGCTTCTTCTGGATCAGCTGGTTTGCGGCCAGCGGACGTCCGAACTGCTTGCGATCCAGGGTGTACTGGCGCGCCGCGTGCCAGCAGGCCTCCGCCGCACCGAGCGCCCCCCAGGCAATCCCGTAGCGGGCGTTGTTGAGACAGCCGAAGGGTCCTTTCAAGCCTTCCACGTTCGGCAGCAAGTGCTCCGCGGACACCGCGACATCCTCCATCACGATCTGCCCGGTAATCGAGGCACGCAGGCTCAGCTTGCCCCGGATCTTCGGTGCCGACAGGCCCTTCATGCCCTTCTCCAGCACGAAGCCGCGGATCTTGCCGTCATCGCACTTCGCCCACACCACGAACACATCGGCGAGCGGCGCGTTGCTGATCCACATCTTGGCGCCGTTCAGCACATAGCCGCCATCGACGCTGCGCGCCCGTGTCAGCATGCTGCCCGGATCGGAACCGGAGTCGGGCTCGGTGAGCCCGAAGCAGCCGATCGATTCACCGCTGGCGAGCTTCGGCAGGTACTTCTCGCGCTGGGCCTCGGTGCCGTAGGCGTGGATCGGGTACATCACCAGGCTCGACT includes:
- a CDS encoding NAD(P)/FAD-dependent oxidoreductase, which produces MGDRATQRDVRVVVMGAGMSGILSGIKLLEAGITNCTIYEKAARIGGTWRENTYPGLTCDVPSHAYTYSFEPNPDWSHMLPPGAEIQEYFERTVKKYGVEQLIRFNEEIIRCEFHDGRWQLEMKSGLRDAADIVIAATGVLHHPNQPSIPGLDTFQGARFHSARWDHSVALDGKRIGIVGTGSTGVQIISALASRAGKLCHFQRTAQWIMPVENPAFTEEQKAAFRSDPALLHRMQNEPEYLSNVERFTNAIVNTDSPGMAEIEAIVLANLENSVRDPQLRERLRPNYRAACKRLIYSPDYYRAIQHPNAALVDAAIERIEPGGVRTRDGVLHELDVLVLATGFKADMFMRPMNVIGRNGTALNDAWARRPSALLAISIPDFPNLFMLNGPTGPVGNFSLIDVAEQQWTYIAQLIERLCNGECREISPTPAAFEEYEAARIEAAKNTIFGSGCKSWYLDAEGVPATWPWSQAKFREAMAAPRAEHFEFR
- a CDS encoding ATP-binding protein — its product is MTIASLKRTSKTGADLFTKKINLSPFLLFAHGELRKHRAQLKAADLLVIDDLFLRRLPASAGDELADVLMSRYEKRSTIITSNRPVEDWATLLGDVVIVTPLLDRLMHHAHLLKFEGKSWRLREAAARVAKRAGSV
- the sulP gene encoding sulfate permease, with protein sequence MLTKYFPGLLWLQGYSRHTFRGDLFSGLSIGVLLIPQSMGYAMVAGLPPEVGLYAAVFPPLLYALLGTSNKISIGPVALDSILILAGLSTLATPGSEEYLQLAIVLTLMVGLLQFFFGLLRIGFIANFLSYPVVVGYTSAAAIIIVGSQLQSLVGSTVDHVNVFSLVYQLLSPDNHWNGCTVAVSAISMFFILVSTRLIPKLPTALIVLVMGMLLSGLFQIEQYGVVVISYIPQGIPQLNFPSVNGRQLIQLLPLAMTVAFMGYVGTISICKSQETPTDKYSVQPNQELIAIGLANMLGGLFRAFPVSASFSRSAAFRASGALTQVSAVVSSAFVVSVLLFFAPVFSRYPLPEAILAAIIVLSVMSLFKYGEMKALFYQNKKDFFCAMVTFCITLIFGIQQGLLVGILVSLGLVVYNSANPHMTELGLIRKQGLYRNIHRFHNAEVREDILVFRFDAPLYFANKDQFISRLYAWMKLRPAGKLKLVVFDGSAVNSIDSTAIRMLSHVIDNLKEQNVELYLTNLIGPVRDALTNSNLGEYRGGHIFSNIDDAVTYFDEGVYKREEIALQTNVRRW
- a CDS encoding type IV pili methyl-accepting chemotaxis transducer N-terminal domain-containing protein, which produces MDRLRFGIWLLAGLLFVALPLPVHADTSTAAATPIDVVSAVNMAGRQRMLSQRMVKAYLMLGQGIAPEDARTLLQGSIAQFEAHLAALKAFQPTPKVRHANSALEGEWAKCKARLTAPPSRTGAVELYDAGEALQQAAHSVVLAYVDVNEAAIDHLVGLVGRQRMLSQRMAKFYFYRSWGLYDAPADMELHLSRAQFTASLIQIDRSPLVSVQAKAALAQLRREWEPYQQTLFASHDPLNMRSDAARVAQLSELVLAATEDLVAQLVAQSPR
- a CDS encoding acyl-CoA dehydrogenase; this translates as MASFGWASFDWQDPFLLSLELSEEERLVQETARGYAQQKLAPRIRDAYREETTDPAIFREMGELGLLGSTIDGYGCPGVNYVSYGLVAREIERVDSGYRSMLSVQSSLVMYPIHAYGTEAQREKYLPKLASGESIGCFGLTEPDSGSDPGSMLTRARSVDGGYVLNGAKMWISNAPLADVFVVWAKCDDGKIRGFVLEKGMKGLSAPKIRGKLSLRASITGQIVMEDVAVSAEHLLPNVEGLKGPFGCLNNARYGIAWGALGAAEACWHAARQYTLDRKQFGRPLAANQLIQKKLADMQTEISLGLLGCLQAGRLKDAGHLAPELISLLKRNSCGKALDVARMARDMHGGNGISDEYPVFRHMANLETVNTYEGTHDVHALILGRAQTGIAAF